The following is a genomic window from Candidatus Binatia bacterium.
GGCCGGCTGCGGGTCGTCCGCACCTGGATTTGGAGGCTCGCCGCCTCGAGCTCTCGCGGTCGCGGCGGGTGGTGCACGCGATTCCTCTCGGACCTCCCCCAAGACGAGGGGCGATTTGCTCTATGTTGCGACGCGAGACGACGTATATGCACCATCGTACCTCCGGCGGGAAGCTCATCCGAGATCTGGGCGTTCCCGGCGATGATCTATGCTCGGACGCGACGAGCGACGTGTTTGTGCCGACCGTGCCTTACCAGATTGATGAGTTCGATCACAACGGTCGACTGATTCAGACCATCGAGGACGGCGACGTACCTTTAGGCTGCGCCGTCAATCCGAAAAGCGGAAATCTGGCCGTTACCAACGAGGCTTCAGGCGCCGGCTACGTCGCCGTCTTTCTGAGCGGGAAAGGCCCGCCGAACGGCTATTACGACCCAGCCATTGGCACGTTTGGCCTATGCACATACGGCAGCGGCGGCAACTTTTTCGTCGGCGGTACGGGGGAGTTTTCCTGCGGAGCTTCCGCAGGGCAGCAGCGAGTTCGTGAACTTCGGCCTCGACCCTAAGTTCGACGCCTTTGGCAGCGTTCAATGGGACGGCGCACGCTTGACTCTCACGAATCCGTCGCGGCACGAGATTTATCGCGTGAAGCTGTCTCATTGGTCAGTGAGGATCGTCGGAACAACGAGCCTTCGCAAGTGGCAGAGTTCCAACTATGGCCATTGGCCGTACGTCCAGACTTGGGTGCAAAGCAGTACCTTCATCGGGCAGACGAGCACGGGGGCAGAGGTCGGGTTATGGCCGTATCCGCAAGGTGGGCGCGTAGGCAAGATCATCGGTCCGTTCCGAAGCGGCGTCGTCAATATATACGGGGATGATCAGCGCCGGCACTCGCTGAGGCAAGGTCCAAAATTCGAGGGCAGACGGCACTCGAGCGGTTGGCCACGGATGTGGAGCGCCCAGCGACCCTCGGCAACCGCGGGACTCCGCGGAGTGCAGCGGAATAGCGAGCGAGAAATGACGAAACCCGCCGAGGCGATGCCGCGGCGGGCTCCGACGTATTCACACACCATCCTCGCCTGTTTGGCTACCATGCGGAAGCCCCACTGACGCCGGCTTGGCGGTTTGACCTTTGCGCGGAACGCCGCTTGCGCGATGTTCACGCATTGCATCGGTCGCGAACGATACGCTCGTCACACCTCGAAAGTGAATCTCGAAGCGTATGAATCGTAGCACGCACGTAGCGAGAACGACAAGCGTCGTATCGGCTAATTCACAAGCTGTCCACAACAATTTTCCGTTATGCACACGGCCTGCCGGCGCGCGTTGCCGCGGGAGGCTCGCGGGGTGCAGCGAAGAGCAAGCCCGATGGCGATCGCAGTCGTGGTTCTGCTGGCTCAGAGTTTCTTCGGCGGCCTGCCGATCGACGGCATCTCATGCGACCGGACGGAAGGCGCGGTGGAGCACATCCACGTCTCGCTGCAACTCTACGACCGCGGGCGCGCCGTCAAGGTACCCGCGGAAATCGGCATGCCGCAGGGCGCCGACTGTCTCTATTGGATCCACACGCACACCGCCGACGGCTTCATTCATATCGAGGCGCCGGTCAAACGTTCGTTCGACCTCGGCGAGTTCTTTGACATCTGGGGGCCCAACCTGAGCGTGACGCAGGCCGCGAGCGTCGTCGCGCCGAGCGGAAAGCGTCTCTCGATCTGGGTGGACGGCAAGCCGTGGCACGGCAGCAATCCGCGGAAGATTGTCTTCCACGACCACCAGACGATCGTCATCCAGAACGGACCGCCCTTCGCCACGCCGTCGCACCCGGACTGGTCGAAGTTTTGAAAACGGTCGAGCTGGACGGCCGCAGCCTGACGCTCGAGCAGATCGATGCCGTCGCAGCGGGTGCACCGGCAGCCGTCACTCCCGCTGCTCGAGAGCGCGTCAAGCGCGCCCGCGATTTCGTCGACGCGCGCTTCGCCGGCGGCGAGGCGATCTACGGCGTGACGACCGGGTTCGGCCGGCTTGCGAACATCCCGGTCGATCCGGTTGACGCCGTCGCGCTCCAGCTCAATCTCGTACGCAGCCATGCCGCCGGGACGGGCGCGCCGCTCTCGATTCCGGTCGTTCGCGCCGCGGGCGTCTTGCGCGCCAACTCGCTCTCGGCCGGCCACTCCGGCGTGAAGCTCGAGACGCTCGACTTGATCCTCGCGATGCTCGATCGGGGGGTGACGCCCGTCGTCCCGTGCCAAGGCTCCGTCGGCGCGAGCGGCGATCTCGCGCCGCTCGCGCACATGACGCTCGCGCTCCTCGGTGAGGGCGAGGCCTTCTATCGCGGCGAGCGCCTTCCGAGCGCCGTCGCGCTCGAGCGCGCCGGACTCAAGCCGATCTCTCTCGGCGCGAAGGAAGGGCTCGCGCTCGTCAACGGTACGCAGGTGATGACGGCGGTCGCCGCGCTCGGCGTTCTACGCGCCGAGCGGCTCGCCGCCGCCGCCGACCTCATCGGCGCGATCTCGCTCGAGGCCTATCTCGGGACGGAGAGGGTCTTCGATCGCCGGCTCAACGAGCTGCGCCCCCACCCCGGGCAAGAACGCGTCGCCGCGAATCTGCGTGCGCTGCTCGCAGATTCGGAGATCGTCCGCTCGCACGCCGAGTGCGACCGCGTTCAGGATCCCTATTCGTTCCGCTGCATTCCGGTCGTCCACGGTGCCGTTGTTGACTCGATCTCGCACGTCCGAAGGGTGACGGAGATCGAGGCCAACTCGGTCACCGACAACCCGCTCGTCTTTCCCGACGACGAGGAGTTCATCTCGGGCGGCAACTTCCACGGCGAGCCGATCGCGCTGGCGATCGATTTTTTAAAGATCGCCGTCTCGGAGCTCGCTTCGATCGGAGAACGGCGCCTCTACCTCCTGCTCAACGCCGAGGATCGCGGCTTACCGCTCTTCCTTACGCGGCGGCTCGGGCTCCAATCGGGGCTGATGATCGTGCAGTACACGGCGGCGGCGCTCGTCAACGACGACAAGGGCCTCGCGTGGCCGTCGAGCGTCGACTCGATTCCCACCTCGGCCGGTCAAGAGGATCACGTCAGCATGGGAATGACGTCGGCGAACAATTTGGTGCGCGTGCTCGACAACGTCGAGGGCGCGCTGGCCTGCGAGTTGCTCGGCGCGCTCGCCGCGACCGATTTCCGGCGCCCGCTGAAGTCGGGGCGCGGCACCGCGGCCGCGTACGAGGTCGCGCGCGCGGCGATCCCGCCGTGGACCGAGGACCGGCCTCCCGCTCCCGACATTGCCGCGGCGCGCGAACTGATCGCGTCGCGACGGCTCGTCGAGGCCGCCGAATCGGCGATCGGGCGGCGCCTATAGGCTGACGTTGATCGTCAGATACGCGTTGAAGGGATTGGGAAGCACGTAGGAGTTCGTATCGGCGTACGCCGGTATGTACGACGGTGCGAAGGCCGGATTGAGCGGCACGCCGTTCGCGCCGCGATCGTTCGGCGAGACGCCGTTGTAGAAGTTCGAGACGTAGTAGTAGTTCGAGACGTAGCCGCACGTGTAGCCGTTGGGCGGGAACTGCTTCGTCCACGGCTCCGACGATCCGCCGAAGCACGCGTTGAAGAGGTTCGCCATCAGCAGGTTCGCCTTGATCCGCGGCGTGATCTGATACGACATCTGCAGGCTGAGATTGAGCTGGTTGGGCTGGCGGAACGCGCCGAAGCCGTCGAAGACGCCCGTCTGCGGGTTGGGGATGAAGAGCTCGCCCGGCGACGTTCCGTTCTGCGTCGCCGCGAGGAAGCACGTCGTGTAGTCGGCCTGCAGCGGATTCTTCGTGTGGATCGGCGAGCCGGTGAGCCCCCTCGAGTTGTTCGTGCAGACCCGCGGGTCGATGCCGACGACGTCGGCGGGATTGCCGTAGGGCTGGCCCTCGTTGAACGTCAGCGCGGGCGTCACCGCGAACCGGTTGCGCTTGTAGTTGACGATCGCGCTGACGACGTTCGGGGAGAGATACGCATAGTCGAGACCGACGGGATACCAGCCGTTGCGGTCGAGCAGCGGCTGCGGCGACATCGCGTAATACGGATTCCAGATCGGCGGATTGTACTGCGGTTTGAGCCGCACGCAGTTCGGGTCGGGGAAGACGTGCCCGAACTTGTTGTTCTCGTAGCACTGGGAACCGCCGCCGGCCCGCGTCAGGCCGTTGAAGTTCGCGATATCCTGGTTGTAGGGGTCGATCGGATTGATCGAGGTCCCGGGATAATCGTTCCACCGCTCGGCCGCGTTCGTGTACGTGTAGGAGATGATGAACGAGAGCCCGTTCTTGCTGAAGTCGCCTTTCGTAAATTCGGTCTCGAAGCCGTCGACTCGCTCGACGCCGGTATTCAATCCGCCGGTGAGGCCGAAGGGAAGCCCGATGTTGTAGATCTGGTTCGTCGCGTAGCGGTAGTACGGCGTTACCTTGATCGACATGTCGGTGCCCTTGAAGCGCCGCTCGTACGAGAGGTCGTAGTTCTGCGAATACTGCACCTGCGGATCGTGGCGCGGCGTCGTGTAGCCGTACTGCCAGAAAGCCTGGAAGAGATCGTACGCGAGGTTGTTGTCCTTCGCGTTGTACTGCACCTGATACGTCTCCGGCTCTTGCGCGTAGACGCCGGCCGAGAGCCGCACCACCGTGTCGGGGTTGAAGGTATACGTCGCACCGAGGCGCGGGGTGAACGCATAGTCGGTCAAGGTCGGATCGTACGAGTTGCTCAGCAGCAGGTGTCCGTCTTTGCCGTCGGGGTGCACGGTTTGCACGGGATGCGCCGGAATCGAGTTATCCATCGGGCAGTTGAAGCCGATGAACGGTGCCGGCGGGCGGCCGCTGGCCGGCGGTGTCGGAATGAAGTACGGCGCGAGCGTGTCGGGATTGTAGCAGAACTCCCGCTGGCCGGCTAAGAACCAGAAGTTCTGCCCGTTGTTCGACGTGTTCGCGAGATCGTATCCGTAGATCTCGTCGCGTAATCCGATGTCGACGTTGAGCTGGTCGGTCGGATTCCAGAGATCCTCGAGCGCGAACGCCGTGAAGTTCGGCTGGACGTTATTGAGAAAGCCCGAGTTTCCGGTGTACGTGATTTGCCACGACGCGCCCGCGATCGCCGGGCCGGGCTGCGGATCGGTGAAGGTGCCGCTCGTCAGCGGCGTGTTGCACGGGGCGACCTGACCCGCGCGGTAGTGCTCGCCCTCGTAACTTCCCGATTCCCAGGCGAAGCATTCGCTGCCGTTGGTCAGGCTCGTCGCGTCGGTGAAGATCGTGTTGTTGAAGTTCGTGTTGTTGAAGCGGTTCGTGCTCGCCGTCGTGTAGTTGGCGTCGAAGGTTAGCAGATGCTGCGAGCTCAGCTGGTTCGCGTAGGTGAAGGCGAGCCCGCGGGTGTGCGACTCGAGCTCGTAATC
Proteins encoded in this region:
- a CDS encoding TonB-dependent receptor: MPRSVIRSLLLLSIAGGFASLGTGARGGTTGSITGSVTSTTKAPVAGARISATSPSQTAVVTTDASGRFALLTLAPDTYTITVSKDGFETSTTTGVSVFADQLQTLRIALAPSLRTIAHVTARSSLDLVKSGTTSDVYSVNSAVTQAAAGLGGGGNLNNAYSAISAVPGAFVPPNQQGWAQVVYIRGGSYDQIGYEFDGVPVNRSFDNYPGGTAGTLGQQELQVYAGGGTAGEAASGLAGFINQVTKTGTYPGYANVDAGIGSPTYYHNVQFEVGGATPDRLFSYYVGIGGYNQGYRYLDQFNGSNLGDVWGYPAIAYNTTYLYFGGVYPTCVNTAPSGTGFYDGPNSSPVYDPFQLSPGQPGYEPLPVNKRGPHGLSNDPGCYQTISPAYASYSNISDWENVINLHFGIPHRKDAGRDDVQVLYNVTAMHTQFYSSLNDLGPHVITQLSDVVYGEPVPEVWGDFITWPGNTHFGQSPSGVSPIPYFDPGSPGNRCANINPYNFPGIPAISGQCAPGTYSAVPPDARDAFWNNASIVKLQYQHNIGSNAYFRIYGYTFYSDWLQTSPLSYGTPFFGFGVTSYDYELESHTRGLAFTYANQLSSQHLLTFDANYTTASTNRFNNTNFNNTIFTDATSLTNGSECFAWESGSYEGEHYRAGQVAPCNTPLTSGTFTDPQPGPAIAGASWQITYTGNSGFLNNVQPNFTAFALEDLWNPTDQLNVDIGLRDEIYGYDLANTSNNGQNFWFLAGQREFCYNPDTLAPYFIPTPPASGRPPAPFIGFNCPMDNSIPAHPVQTVHPDGKDGHLLLSNSYDPTLTDYAFTPRLGATYTFNPDTVVRLSAGVYAQEPETYQVQYNAKDNNLAYDLFQAFWQYGYTTPRHDPQVQYSQNYDLSYERRFKGTDMSIKVTPYYRYATNQIYNIGLPFGLTGGLNTGVERVDGFETEFTKGDFSKNGLSFIISYTYTNAAERWNDYPGTSINPIDPYNQDIANFNGLTRAGGGSQCYENNKFGHVFPDPNCVRLKPQYNPPIWNPYYAMSPQPLLDRNGWYPVGLDYAYLSPNVVSAIVNYKRNRFAVTPALTFNEGQPYGNPADVVGIDPRVCTNNSRGLTGSPIHTKNPLQADYTTCFLAATQNGTSPGELFIPNPQTGVFDGFGAFRQPNQLNLSLQMSYQITPRIKANLLMANLFNACFGGSSEPWTKQFPPNGYTCGYVSNYYYVSNFYNGVSPNDRGANGVPLNPAFAPSYIPAYADTNSYVLPNPFNAYLTINVSL
- the hutH gene encoding histidine ammonia-lyase, with protein sequence MKTVELDGRSLTLEQIDAVAAGAPAAVTPAARERVKRARDFVDARFAGGEAIYGVTTGFGRLANIPVDPVDAVALQLNLVRSHAAGTGAPLSIPVVRAAGVLRANSLSAGHSGVKLETLDLILAMLDRGVTPVVPCQGSVGASGDLAPLAHMTLALLGEGEAFYRGERLPSAVALERAGLKPISLGAKEGLALVNGTQVMTAVAALGVLRAERLAAAADLIGAISLEAYLGTERVFDRRLNELRPHPGQERVAANLRALLADSEIVRSHAECDRVQDPYSFRCIPVVHGAVVDSISHVRRVTEIEANSVTDNPLVFPDDEEFISGGNFHGEPIALAIDFLKIAVSELASIGERRLYLLLNAEDRGLPLFLTRRLGLQSGLMIVQYTAAALVNDDKGLAWPSSVDSIPTSAGQEDHVSMGMTSANNLVRVLDNVEGALACELLGALAATDFRRPLKSGRGTAAAYEVARAAIPPWTEDRPPAPDIAAARELIASRRLVEAAESAIGRRL